One window from the genome of Musa acuminata AAA Group cultivar baxijiao chromosome BXJ1-4, Cavendish_Baxijiao_AAA, whole genome shotgun sequence encodes:
- the LOC135649600 gene encoding S-type anion channel SLAH2-like, producing the protein MENRDHHRVQVSAKRVAPEELPPFSDQVASTAATGFGAVECGDGMASQPQAASVLVPRGVVTFGEESESGNVHGSAISLGKSAVLATPEDQLRHRSYSLLFSLPVSPSGLHIEQVRKVMLGDKGEQGDDVKLSQPDSASINSQQTKQSKFQSQSLQIVVSDVKTSTDSLESNQRAIRSDNQRDKTYDSFKTWSGRLERQLSNLRGRPQEPDLEANDSRTNEAAIPAIDRYFDALEGPELDTLRASEVSVLPEDKMWPFLLRFPISSFGMCLGISSQAILWKTLATSPSMSFLHVSPTVNLVLWSISLALMGTVSFIYSCKLIFYFEAVRREYYHPVRVNFFFAPWIACLFLALGVPPSVAVYLRAGLWYVLMAPILFLELKIYGQWMSGGQRRLSKVANPSNHLSIVGNFVGALLGASMGLKEGPIFFFAVGLAHYIVLFVTLYQRLPTNETLPKELHPVFFLFVAAPSVACMAWARIRGDFEHGSKIGYFIALFLYVSLAVRINFFRGFRFSLAWWAYTFPMTGASIATIKYSMKVTNVLTQSLSVGLSAISTFTVTALLVTTIIHAFVLRDLFPNDISIAITQKKPKFNKILAHLRSLSSEIKDAEASLSKGAC; encoded by the exons ATGGAGAACAGAGATCACCACCGGGTCCAGGTTTCGGCAAAGCGTGTGGCTCCCGAGGAGCTTCCACCTTTTTCGGACCAGGTTGCATCCACAGCAGCGACTGGATTTGGTGCTGTGGAGTGTGGCGATGGCATGGCTTCTCAACCTCAGGCGGCTTCCGTCCTCGTCCCTCGAGGAGTTGTAACATTCGGCGAA GAGTCCGAATCTGGTAACGTTCATGGCTCCGCAATTTCTCTTGGCAAGTCTGCAGTGCTTGCAACACCGGAAGATCAATTAAGACATCGGTCGTACTCTCTTTTATTTAGCCTGCCGGTCTCTCCTTCGGGGCTTCACATCGAACAGGTCAGAAAGGTCATGCTCGGTGACAAAGGTGAACAGGGCGATGATGTGAAGCTGAGCCAACCTGACTCTGCTTCCATCAACTCGCAACAAACAAAGCAGTCCAAGTTCCAATCTCAGAGTCTACAAATTGTAGTTTCAGACGTAAAGACGAGCACAGATTCACTTGAGAGTAATCAGAGGGCGATCAGGAGCGACAACCAGAGGGATAAAACCTATGATTCCTTCAAGACATGGTCTGGAAGGCTCGAAAGGCAATTGTCGAACCTGCGAGGAAGGCCACAAGAACCAGATCTGGAGGCAAATGATTCACGTACTAATGAAGCAGCCATTCCTGCGATCGACCGCTACTTTGATGCCTTGGAAGGACCCGAACTAGACACTCTAAgg GCATCAGAGGTTTCGGTTCTTCCCGAAGACAAGATGTGGCCTTTCCTTCTTCGTTTCCCCATATCTTCTTTCGGTATGTGCCTTGGCATCAGTAGCCAAGCCATCTTATGGAAGACGTTGGCCACATCTCCGTCCATGAGCTTCCTGCATGTAAGCCCGACTGTGAACCTCGTTCTCTGGAGCATCTCGCTTGCATTGATGGGAACTGTATCCTTCATTTACTCGTGCAAACTCATCTTCTACTTTGAAGCGGTGCGACGCGAGTACTACCACCCCGTCCGCGTCAACTTCTTCTTCGCTCCATGGATCGCCTGCCTCTTCTTAGCACTCGGTGTGCCGCCATCGGTTGCGGTATACCTACGCGCAGGCCTCTGGTATGTGCTCATGGCCCCCATCTTGTTCCTCGAGCTCAAGATCTATGGCCAGTGGATGTCCGGAGGACAGCGCAGGCTCTCGAAGGTGGCAAATCCTTCCAACCACCTATCCATCGTCGGCAACTTCGTCGGCGCGCTGTTGGGCGCATCGATGGGGCTCAAAGAGGGTCCAATCTTCTTCTTTGCGGTCGGCTTAGCGCACTACATCGTGCTCTTCGTCACTCTCTATCAGAGACTGCCCACCAACGAAACGCTTCCCAAGGAGCTTCATCCCGTGTTCTTCTTGTTTGTGGCTGCTCCGAGTGTGGCTTGCATGGCATGGGCGAGAATTCGCGGCGACTTCGAACACGGGTCAAAGATCGGATACTTCATTGCTCTGTTCCTCTATGTTTCTCTC GCTGTGCGGATTAATTTCTTCCGAGGCTTCAG GTTCTCGCTTGCTTGGTGGGCGTACACTTTCCCGATGACCGGTGCTTCTATTGCCACCATCAAGTACTCCATGAAAGTCACCAATGTGCTAACACAGTCGCTCTCAGTTGGACTCTCCGCCATCTCCACCTTCACTGTGACAGCTCTACTCGTCACGACCATCATTCATGCCTTCGTCCTCCGTGACCTCTTCCCTAATGACATCTCCATTGCCATCACACAGAAGAAACCAAAATTCAACAAGATTCTTGCACATCTGAGATCACTTAGCTCGGAGATAAAGGACGCGGAAGCTTCTTTGTCCAAAGGTGCTTGCTGA